Proteins encoded by one window of Juglans regia cultivar Chandler chromosome 15, Walnut 2.0, whole genome shotgun sequence:
- the LOC118344738 gene encoding CLAVATA3/ESR (CLE)-related protein 12-like, translating to MALKISQIILIILLWLSLLFLLFNEFYNFKSKINEKHTSTTISAYSSTPSHIQPLISRKVLARQFDLSPFVKHHQDQKQQHHRRTERSHENTREHQPEPGDDQGEIDPRYGVEKRRVPTGPNPLHH from the coding sequence atggccttgaaaatatctcaaataattcTGATCATTCTTCTCTggctctctctcctcttcttaTTGTTTAATGAGTTCTATAACTTTAAGTCCAAGATCAACGAAAAGCACACCTCCACCACCATAAGCGCTTACTCATCAACGCCTTCTCATATTCAACCTTTGATCAGCAGAAAAGTTCTAGCCAGACAGTTCGACCTCTCACCATTTGTAAAGCATCACCAGGATCAAAAGCAGCAGCACCATCGCCGAACGGAACGTTCTCATGAGAACACGCGTGAGCATCAGCCCGAGCCGGGTGATGATCAAGGCGAGATCGATCCGCGTTATGGCGTTGAAAAGCGCCGGGTCCCCACTGGTCCGAACCCATTGCACCACTGA